Genomic window (Cellulosilyticum lentocellum DSM 5427):
TTGTCCTGTATAAGTAGCAATTGCAGCACCTAAAGAAGCAAATGGCTGTTGTACTAATTGTTCAAAACGCGTCTGTGCAGTAAAAGCAGCTACAATTGTTGGCCCGAACCCATTTACTACTCTTTGAAGTACAATACATGAAATAGCAATCATCGCATTCTGCAATGCTACTGGTAAACCTAAGAAAGTACATTGTTTAAAAATATGTAAATCTGGTACACACTCTTTAAGTGGAATTTTAAAAATAGGTACCTTTATCCAAGCATATACGAGGCAACCAATAGCAGCAATAATCTGTGCAGTAACAGTGGCTATAGCTACACCTAAGACACCCATCTTAAATACAATAACAAACAATAAGTCTAAGCCTACATTGACTATACATGCCACAGCTAAAAATATTAACGGTGTTTTTGAATCTCCTAACGCTCTAAGTACGGCTGCTACCCCATTATAAATAGCTACTGCTATAAGCCCACCACAAGTTACTTGTAAGTATAAGACAGCATCATCTAACATCACATCTGGTGTCTTTAGCATAACCATAACCGGTCTTGCAGCAACAATCCCTATAACTCCCATAATCAAGGCGCTAATAGCCATAACATACAAAGATGTCGCTATAGCTTTCTTTACTTTATCTATTTCTCCCGCACCGAAAAACTGGGAGATTATAATTCCTATCCCTGCTGCTAGACCAAAACTTAGAGAGAAAAATAAAAAGCCAATCGCTCCCGTGGCTCCTACTGAACCTAAGGCATTCTCTCCTACAAACTTTCCTACAATAATTGCATCTGCCATATTATACAGTTGCTGAAATAAGTTTCCTATTAACATAGGAATAGAAAACATGAGTAATAGCCTTATAGGGCTACCTTTAGTCATATCTTGTGTATAACCTCTCGCCATAATCCTCTCTCCTTCAACCTCTCATTAAAGCTTACGCTTTATTTTCCCTATCAATTTACATATTATAAGCACTGCCCTAATCATAGTCAATTGCCATAACCCTTATTTTTCATGTATTTTCGTATACTCTTTTTTAATTTTCCAATCTGTAATCTACATATGAACTACTCTTATGTATACCGTTTAATCGTTTTATCTTATTCCTTGATTATGTTAACTCTATTTATGATAAATCCGGAACATCTGATTAATCCTAGTCCTAATCTCATCTCTCGTTTGTCTTTACTAATTAATGCATCTACCAAAGGTCATAGTCCTATGGATATTATCTATTACTGTATAAAACATAAGGTAGTTATAAGTACTCCTCTATCTACCTATAACTACCTTATCTTTTTATATTTCTATAAAGCTCTTTCTTTTAGGAAGGACTTAAAATCTTACCTCTGGATAATAGCAAGATAATCCTAATTTACACATCATGACTCTGTCTTCTGGAAAGTGCATCTTATCTAAATACTCTTCTTTAGACCCGCACCTTTTAGCAAGGTCTATATTATCCTTAATAATTTTAATATCCTTGCAAATATATTGCCATTCATCTGAACGGCCTACAATTTTACACGCAGCAATACCCATTTCTACAAAATCATAAATGCCACATAAACCACAGGCATAATTATGAAAGGAGTTGTTATAAATCATATCATTAAGTTCGGCTGTATTCTTGCTATGAAAATCATTATTTTTTAGCCGTAGCTCTTTACCGGCATGTTTAATACTGCTACAAATAGAGCAGCGTTCCTTTCGATGAAGTCCCAAACAATTCGAATCAGAAAAACTACAACCATTGCGCATCATAAAGATTTCATACTCTGCTTCTGGTGCTGCTTTTTTAATAGCTTCTATTTCTGCAATAGCTAAATCTCTTGGTAAAATAATACGCTTTGTGCCCTTTTCTTGATAAAAGATAGCAATATCTTTATTATATACACCACTAATAGTACTGATAACAGAGGGAACACCTATTTCTCTGGCTAAAATCACTTGTTCTATACAAGATACAATTACCCCATCAACGCCTGCCTCTTTCACGTGCTCAAAATAACGTTTCATAAATGCTAATTGTTCATCCGAATAAATGCTCGAATTAAAAGTGATATAAACCTCTTTCCCCTTTGCTTTTATAGCCTTAACGATTTGCAAAACTGTATCTAGGTCATACGGATTGGAGATTTCCTTGAAACCAGACATACGGTTAATATCTGCAAAGTCCCCAAAGGTATCACTCCACTCCTTATCAAAAAAGCCGATATAAAACTCCCCAGCTCCTGCTTCTATATAATCATCTATATGCTCTAGATTATTAAGTGGCGCTAATACTTTCATTTTCCCACCTCCAAATCAATAGGAAAGTAAATCATTCTCATATGCTCTAGCTCATAAATGCTGCATTCTCTGTTCTCAAAGTAAATCGTTTTCCCTATTCTGAGCCACTCCCTATCATCCTCCAAGTCATAGCTAATGATATGAGAACTACATTCATGAGTACAAGGATTATTGGGCCTAAACTTTTTATCAATTTCTTTATTAAGCGAAGCATATTCACAAATATGTCCTGTCGTCATATAACAATACGGTCCATGAATCCCTACTATAAGTTCTTCTGGTGCTTCTCTAAAATTGATTCCCACATGGGTTGGGTCAAACTCAACCCCTTTTACTTTAAAAGCCTTGACCAACTCTAACATATACTTGTTAAAAATTTTAGGGCTTAAAACCTGATTAAAGTATTCCTCATATCTAGGATCTCTATAATCTTTAGTAAACAATCTTCCTAAATGAAGAGAAACATGATATCTATCACTAACATATGCCAGCATACCATAGTCATTAACCACAACTTCATCTATTATTTTGCCTAACCACTCTTTGATGATAGCTAGTTTTTCCTTTCCTCTTTTTAAATCCTTTTCTGAAAAGGTAGGGACTACTAAAGTAAGTGCTACACCTTCTTTTTCACAAAACCCTCTTAACTCATCTAGCATCTCTTTTGATTGATGAAGAAAATATTGACCACAAAAATAAGAGCCTATATAAATACGCTCACATTTATCAAATCCTGCTATTTCATTAGCCTTTGTTATTATCTCCTGAAAATCTGGTATCAGCTCATACAAGTGATGTATAATTTCACACAGATTTAAACAGTTTAACTGACTCATTACTTTTACTCCTAACACTTTTGCTATTATTATCATATTATCTCTTTTATAATGTCCTACTAGCGAAAAAACTATTCGCCCCATCTTGATATGAGTAAGCTACAAAAAAATAATCATAGAAGAGCCAAAAATACAATAATATTTGAAAAATAGCATCTATTATGTTAAACTATTCAAATTAATCATTTTTAAGGAGGTAATTTTATGAAACATTTAGGAACAGTTACCCTAGAAACACCACGTCTTATTTTAAGAAGGTTTAGTTTAGAGGACTCAGAAACGATGTTTAACAATTGGGCCAGTGATGATGAGGTTACAAGATTTTTAACTTGGCCTACTCATACCAGCGTGCAAACTACCCGTGAAATTATCTCTATGTGGATTAATGAATATACTAGTGAAAAATGCTATCAGTGGTGCATTGAACTAAGGCAAACTCATGAAGCTATTGGTAGCATTGGCATTGTTCACCTGTCAGAAGAAATTTCTTCCGCCGAAATTGGATACTGCATTGGTAAGGCTTACTGGCACCAAGGTATTACCTCTGAGGCCTTAGCAGCAATTATAGCTTTCTTATTTAATCAAGTAGGTGTTAACCGCATTGAAGCTAGACACGATAGCAATAATCCTAACTCCGGAAAAGTAATGCTGAACTGTGGCCTAAAATATGAAGGAACAAGACTTATGGCTGATAGAAATAATTCCGGTATTTGTGACGTAGTCCTCTATGGACTTATTGCTAGAGACTATACGCCTACCATTTAGTTAAGCCCCATTACTTTTCATAGCCTAGAAAAAACTATGGCTATAGACTACATAAAACTATTTCCTTACAAACTTCTACGAGGTAGCTGATATAAAGCATTTCCTTTCACGAAAAATGAAGAGACTGCTACGAACTTACCTCAAACACAAGATTGTATATAAGCAAATCAATTGCTGAGTTACATCTTATATTGAAGTATTATTTCGCTACAGTCTCTTATTATTATCATCTTTACTTTAAAATCATTTAGCAATTTTAAGATCCACTTGCACACTCGTGCTTGCCGCTTGAGTAGAGTCAAACTGATAACTATAGTATGCCCTATAAGTACCTGCTACTAAATCTAACTTCCAATCATTCACTGTACACTCATTAGCTACATTTTTATAAACCTCTTTGCCGTTCTGATCTTGCATAGAAACCATCATTGTCCCTTTTTCTGCCCTAAAATCTAAATCAAGATAATAGGTGCCACTCTTTTTAATTTCAATATCACTACTACTTCGAGGCAGATTTTCTTGAGGCATCTCAATATAATTAAAATTTTCATTAAAAACTGTATCAGAACCACTAGAGTAAAAAAACATACTTGCAACTAATAAAATAATTGCTGCTGGAAAGGTCCATTGAAATGGGATATAGAATATTTCTTTCTTACCGGCTCTTCTTAATTTTGTAGATATAAGTCCTAACCCCATAGTTAGGCCTAGTATAGCAAAGACAAGTCCTTCTATAACTATTAGACTTTGATGGTTTACTATACCCATTGCAAAATAAGCAATTGCCATTACTGCATAAATCCCTGCAAATATTGTAAGTAATCTAAGCCACCTATTTTGCATTTCATACAAAGACTCTCTATCTGTGTATATTTTAGCCTCATCTTCTTCCATTCCCTCTTGGTATAGCTTTCTAAAATAATGCCAACCGTTAAAAGTAGAATTAATATACTCCCATCCCTGTTCTTCAAAAATGTCTTTGTATCTTATAAAGTCTTTTATGTCTG
Coding sequences:
- a CDS encoding DUF2812 domain-containing protein, with amino-acid sequence MKDKVKSYKWYAAWEYEKEEKALNEASKKGLQLTKGGCFHSEFKRDNSVRYIYQLDYNTDIKDFIRYKDIFEEQGWEYINSTFNGWHYFRKLYQEGMEEDEAKIYTDRESLYEMQNRWLRLLTIFAGIYAVMAIAYFAMGIVNHQSLIVIEGLVFAILGLTMGLGLISTKLRRAGKKEIFYIPFQWTFPAAIILLVASMFFYSSGSDTVFNENFNYIEMPQENLPRSSSDIEIKKSGTYYLDLDFRAEKGTMMVSMQDQNGKEVYKNVANECTVNDWKLDLVAGTYRAYYSYQFDSTQAASTSVQVDLKIAK
- a CDS encoding peptidase U32 family protein; its protein translation is MKVLAPLNNLEHIDDYIEAGAGEFYIGFFDKEWSDTFGDFADINRMSGFKEISNPYDLDTVLQIVKAIKAKGKEVYITFNSSIYSDEQLAFMKRYFEHVKEAGVDGVIVSCIEQVILAREIGVPSVISTISGVYNKDIAIFYQEKGTKRIILPRDLAIAEIEAIKKAAPEAEYEIFMMRNGCSFSDSNCLGLHRKERCSICSSIKHAGKELRLKNNDFHSKNTAELNDMIYNNSFHNYACGLCGIYDFVEMGIAACKIVGRSDEWQYICKDIKIIKDNIDLAKRCGSKEEYLDKMHFPEDRVMMCKLGLSCYYPEVRF
- a CDS encoding GNAT family N-acetyltransferase; this encodes MKHLGTVTLETPRLILRRFSLEDSETMFNNWASDDEVTRFLTWPTHTSVQTTREIISMWINEYTSEKCYQWCIELRQTHEAIGSIGIVHLSEEISSAEIGYCIGKAYWHQGITSEALAAIIAFLFNQVGVNRIEARHDSNNPNSGKVMLNCGLKYEGTRLMADRNNSGICDVVLYGLIARDYTPTI
- a CDS encoding MATE family efflux transporter translates to MARGYTQDMTKGSPIRLLLMFSIPMLIGNLFQQLYNMADAIIVGKFVGENALGSVGATGAIGFLFFSLSFGLAAGIGIIISQFFGAGEIDKVKKAIATSLYVMAISALIMGVIGIVAARPVMVMLKTPDVMLDDAVLYLQVTCGGLIAVAIYNGVAAVLRALGDSKTPLIFLAVACIVNVGLDLLFVIVFKMGVLGVAIATVTAQIIAAIGCLVYAWIKVPIFKIPLKECVPDLHIFKQCTFLGLPVALQNAMIAISCIVLQRVVNGFGPTIVAAFTAQTRFEQLVQQPFASLGAAIATYTGQNIGAGKIDRVKKGFWAGTMISTIFSIIMLPVAWLGGETIMRMFTDNQEVIIEGARGIRITSVFYSALGMIYVTRNVLNGSGDVNFAMLSGFVEVGGRVGFAKPLTFVPFIGMLSIWFTTGFTWTLTAVISCIRYAQGKWKEKSIVVQEQPIKETPMEFSQVVVSQET